One Methylocapsa sp. D3K7 DNA window includes the following coding sequences:
- a CDS encoding LysM peptidoglycan-binding domain-containing protein, with product MGKAKHTAAASSRRAGVAPGQSDIAAAAKAPELKFYTLKPGDTLWKIAEAVYGHGHGDKYHLIFEANKKLLLSKPGKIFPGQVLQIPPLSG from the coding sequence ATGGGCAAGGCCAAGCATACCGCGGCGGCGAGCAGCCGTCGGGCTGGCGTTGCCCCGGGCCAAAGCGATATCGCGGCCGCAGCCAAAGCCCCTGAGCTGAAGTTTTATACACTCAAGCCCGGCGATACGCTGTGGAAGATCGCCGAAGCTGTATATGGCCACGGCCATGGCGACAAATACCATCTGATCTTTGAAGCCAACAAGAAGCTTTTGCTGTCCAAACCGGGCAAGATCTTTCCCGGACAAGTGCTGCAGATCCCGCCACTCTCGGGCTAA
- a CDS encoding DUF2189 domain-containing protein — protein sequence MPKFHVIVGPESAPVYPGVRKIGPADLKEVLAKGVDDFFAMPSSLVFLGMIYPIVGVFLAGYALPLLFPLMAGFALVGPFAGIGLYEISRCRELGLETSWAHAFGVVRSHSIFSILSLGLLLLVIFAGWEFAAQSLYVALFGTTPPDSITQFITNIFDTPQGWKLIAYGTAIGFVFAVVALSISVVSFPLLLDRDVEVPVAVLTSIKAVWVNPFTMALWGLIVATMLAIGFLLLFVGLAVVVPILAHSSWHLYRKVVEPVSPV from the coding sequence ATGCCGAAGTTTCATGTGATTGTCGGTCCGGAGTCGGCCCCGGTATATCCCGGCGTGCGTAAGATCGGACCAGCCGACCTCAAAGAAGTTTTGGCCAAAGGTGTCGATGACTTCTTTGCGATGCCGTCGTCCCTTGTGTTTTTAGGGATGATTTACCCCATCGTCGGCGTATTCCTCGCTGGCTACGCTCTGCCGCTGCTTTTCCCACTCATGGCGGGTTTCGCTCTCGTCGGACCCTTCGCTGGAATTGGCTTGTATGAGATAAGCCGTTGCCGGGAGCTTGGCCTCGAGACCTCATGGGCGCACGCTTTCGGCGTGGTGCGCTCGCACTCGATTTTCTCGATCCTGTCGCTCGGCCTGTTGTTGCTAGTGATTTTTGCCGGCTGGGAATTTGCGGCCCAGTCTCTTTACGTGGCGCTTTTTGGAACCACGCCGCCGGACTCCATTACACAATTTATCACGAATATCTTCGACACACCGCAGGGCTGGAAGCTGATCGCCTATGGCACAGCAATCGGTTTCGTCTTTGCCGTGGTGGCGCTGAGTATCAGCGTCGTCTCATTTCCCCTGCTTCTCGACCGCGATGTCGAGGTTCCGGTGGCGGTTCTGACTTCCATCAAAGCAGTATGGGTGAACCCTTTCACCATGGCGCTGTGGGGATTGATCGTTGCCACGATGCTGGCAATCGGCTTCTTGCTGCTGTTCGTTGGGCTCGCGGTCGTGGTTCCGATCCTAGCCCATTCCAGTTGGCATCTTTACAGGAAGGTCGTGGAACCGGTCAGCCCCGTGTGA
- a CDS encoding integrase core domain-containing protein produces MAQQLIEACGWEWTPKNIVRDRDSVYGEVFTRRLRAMGIRDRPTAPQSPWQHGHTERLIGSIRRECLDHIVVFGEQHLRHLLHSYMAYYNGARTHLSLDKDAPVPRAVHAIGRILPTPILGGLHHHYVRI; encoded by the coding sequence ATGGCCCAGCAACTCATCGAAGCCTGTGGCTGGGAATGGACGCCGAAGAACATCGTCCGCGATCGCGACTCTGTCTATGGCGAAGTTTTTACCCGGCGGCTTCGCGCCATGGGCATTCGAGACCGGCCCACGGCGCCGCAATCGCCATGGCAGCATGGACATACGGAACGGCTGATTGGCTCAATCCGGCGGGAATGTCTCGACCATATCGTCGTATTCGGTGAGCAGCATCTGCGTCACCTCCTCCATTCTTATATGGCCTATTACAACGGCGCGAGAACACATCTATCTTTAGATAAGGATGCGCCGGTCCCACGAGCCGTTCACGCCATCGGGCGTATTCTTCCGACTCCAATTCTCGGCGGATTACACCATCACTATGTTAGGATTTGA
- a CDS encoding terminase has product MQKVFATLEPEKIYRHNWHIDHICWQLSRVARGEIKRLIINVPPRSMKSITVTVGFTAWMLGRDPTKRIIAVSYADELARKLAIDTGSVMESQWYRQLFPALQPRSKVQRRHEFVTSAHGYRFASGVGGAVLGRGGDLIVIDDPIKALDALSEAERRRVWEFYIGTLCTRLDDKQNGAIVIVMQRLHADDLVGRILDLEGEIWEVVSIPAIADEDKAFQLSDDPEDVYFRRAGEVLHDAREPMSVLEAIRRAQGSLNFSAQYQQAPVPPGGNVIKRDWLRYYTTPPGRFDRVVISWDTASTLSETSDWSVGTVWGAAGLDFYLIGYSRRQRQAKGCVFESLRSVRDEIALRIRGVAFGAGPRSRGCFLAQRSGRTAPRFCQRP; this is encoded by the coding sequence GTGCAGAAAGTCTTCGCAACCCTCGAACCCGAAAAGATCTACCGGCACAATTGGCACATTGATCACATTTGCTGGCAGCTGTCGCGTGTGGCGCGCGGCGAGATCAAGCGTCTTATCATCAATGTCCCGCCTCGGTCGATGAAGTCGATCACGGTGACCGTGGGCTTCACCGCCTGGATGTTGGGACGCGATCCGACAAAGCGCATCATCGCTGTGTCCTATGCCGACGAACTGGCGCGCAAGCTTGCCATCGATACCGGCAGCGTCATGGAGAGCCAATGGTATCGGCAGTTGTTTCCGGCCTTGCAACCAAGATCAAAGGTGCAGCGTCGCCACGAATTCGTGACCAGTGCGCATGGGTATCGGTTTGCCTCGGGCGTTGGCGGCGCCGTCCTGGGTCGCGGCGGCGATCTCATCGTGATCGATGATCCCATCAAGGCGCTCGATGCTTTGTCCGAAGCAGAACGGCGCCGCGTCTGGGAATTCTACATCGGCACGCTCTGTACCCGTCTCGATGACAAGCAGAATGGCGCCATCGTGATTGTCATGCAGCGTCTGCATGCGGATGATTTGGTCGGGCGCATCCTGGACCTCGAAGGCGAGATCTGGGAAGTTGTTTCGATCCCGGCCATCGCGGATGAAGACAAAGCCTTTCAACTCAGCGATGATCCAGAGGATGTCTATTTCCGCCGCGCCGGAGAAGTGCTGCACGATGCGCGCGAGCCGATGAGCGTACTCGAGGCCATCCGCCGGGCGCAGGGCAGTCTGAATTTTTCGGCCCAATATCAGCAAGCGCCGGTGCCGCCGGGTGGCAATGTGATCAAGCGCGACTGGCTCCGCTATTATACGACGCCGCCGGGGCGGTTCGACCGAGTGGTGATCTCCTGGGATACCGCTTCGACCCTGTCCGAGACCAGCGACTGGTCGGTCGGCACGGTGTGGGGTGCGGCTGGCCTCGATTTTTATCTCATCGGATATTCACGGCGTCAAAGACAGGCGAAAGGCTGCGTTTTCGAATCACTGCGCAGTGTGCGCGACGAAATTGCGCTTCGCATCAGAGGCGTCGCTTTCGGCGCCGGTCCGCGATCGCGAGGCTGCTTTCTAGCACAGCGCAGCGGGAGGACGGCGCCGCGATTTTGCCAGAGGCCATGA
- a CDS encoding DUF5681 domain-containing protein: MTDDSDDPTKEVIGKGRPPTAHRFKPGTSGNPKGRPNGYRNFKKLFENVLNREVELKWNGGVDTVTLAEAVCMMLAKAAMSGYSRAIESFLVRAEKYSEADKAVEPVAELPEDDEAILARAFTRSVSPHRQDAEDAAQAAGADDGDSDE, translated from the coding sequence ATGACCGATGATTCCGACGATCCAACCAAGGAAGTGATAGGGAAGGGCAGGCCGCCCACAGCGCACAGGTTCAAGCCTGGTACCTCCGGCAATCCAAAAGGACGGCCAAATGGCTATCGCAACTTTAAGAAATTGTTTGAAAACGTTCTGAACAGGGAGGTTGAGCTCAAGTGGAACGGCGGAGTAGACACTGTCACCTTAGCCGAGGCTGTCTGCATGATGTTGGCGAAGGCGGCCATGAGCGGATATTCTCGCGCCATTGAGAGCTTCCTTGTTCGGGCCGAAAAATACTCGGAGGCGGACAAGGCCGTTGAGCCCGTGGCCGAGCTTCCCGAAGACGACGAAGCAATCCTCGCTCGTGCTTTCACCCGAAGCGTCTCGCCTCATCGGCAAGACGCCGAGGATGCCGCGCAAGCGGCAGGGGCCGATGACGGCGACAGCGACGAATGA
- a CDS encoding DNA methyltransferase, with product MPPSSLDQEVPVVRVPHSEPERRALALTLNRLAEKAEWDPKLLKAEFEALFEFDANFDLSFDPEITGFTWAEIDQAIETNADPDGDALDDVSGLEGGPAVSQVGDLFLAGEHRILHGDARLPTDFAAIMQGEKAHFVCADGPYNVKIAGHASGLGRHKHREFPCASGEMNEEEFIAFLSTVFGNCCEVSVAPSLHIHFGDWRGMYPMQVAGRKIYNELTNVLVWVKPNGGMGSHWRSRHELLYSWKHGSGSPFNSVQLGKFGRNRTNVLEYPGGSSFHSGREEELGFHPTPKPIALIADLIRDCTTRGQDCARSIFRQRQHPARRS from the coding sequence ATGCCGCCAAGCAGCTTGGACCAAGAGGTACCCGTCGTTCGCGTGCCGCATTCCGAGCCGGAAAGGCGCGCCTTGGCGCTTACATTAAACCGCTTGGCGGAGAAGGCCGAGTGGGACCCCAAGCTGCTCAAAGCGGAATTTGAAGCGCTTTTTGAATTCGACGCAAATTTCGATCTTTCCTTTGATCCGGAGATAACGGGATTTACCTGGGCTGAAATCGACCAGGCCATTGAGACAAACGCGGACCCTGATGGCGATGCCCTTGACGACGTTTCAGGCCTCGAAGGGGGACCTGCGGTTTCTCAAGTTGGCGATCTCTTCCTGGCGGGTGAGCATCGCATCCTGCACGGCGACGCACGTCTGCCGACGGATTTTGCCGCGATAATGCAAGGCGAGAAGGCGCATTTCGTCTGCGCGGACGGGCCGTATAATGTGAAAATCGCGGGCCATGCGTCCGGCCTCGGCCGTCACAAGCACAGGGAGTTTCCCTGCGCCTCGGGTGAAATGAACGAGGAGGAATTTATTGCTTTCCTTTCAACTGTCTTTGGGAACTGTTGCGAAGTAAGTGTCGCGCCTTCGCTCCATATCCATTTCGGGGATTGGCGGGGCATGTATCCGATGCAAGTCGCAGGTCGAAAGATCTATAACGAGTTAACCAATGTGCTGGTTTGGGTAAAGCCGAATGGCGGTATGGGCTCGCACTGGCGCAGCCGACATGAGCTTCTTTATTCGTGGAAACATGGTTCAGGGTCGCCTTTTAACTCTGTGCAGCTGGGTAAATTCGGTCGCAATCGAACCAACGTGCTCGAATATCCCGGCGGAAGCTCATTCCATTCAGGGCGCGAAGAGGAGCTTGGCTTTCATCCGACACCCAAACCGATCGCCCTCATCGCGGATCTCATTCGAGATTGCACGACACGCGGGCAAGATTGTGCTCGATCCATTTTCCGGCAGCGGCAGCACCCTGCTCGCCGCAGCTAA
- a CDS encoding DCL family protein produces MVKTRKIALETVSFEKAGDATDFFRRMLNSYSIGDPVSEADTRHLKSLLVRHDEQDEKIGVGIHHFEVNAAPDAFGGKCFWIVRTDGSKIDFSYPHCLKHKPYD; encoded by the coding sequence ATGGTAAAGACAAGAAAAATTGCACTTGAAACGGTGTCCTTTGAAAAAGCTGGCGATGCGACAGATTTTTTCCGCCGGATGTTAAACAGTTATTCGATCGGCGATCCTGTATCTGAGGCGGACACTCGTCATTTAAAATCGCTCCTTGTAAGGCACGATGAGCAAGACGAAAAAATTGGTGTTGGAATACATCATTTCGAGGTCAACGCCGCCCCTGATGCATTTGGCGGGAAATGCTTCTGGATTGTCAGGACGGATGGAAGCAAAATCGATTTCTCTTACCCCCACTGCCTCAAACATAAGCCTTACGATTAA
- a CDS encoding IS1 family transposase produces the protein MNKLTKTQRAQILHLLCEGNSIRAITRLTSVSKTTVTKLVVDAGAATAWYQDRVFRNLSCKRLQIDEIWGFVGAKQKNVPNMKSPIEGAGDAWLWLATDADMKLVPCWHVGGRDGGAAMEFIDDLASRLANRVQITTDGHKAYLDAIDTAFGGQVDYAMLVKLYGPAPEGQRRYSPAACTGAIKTPVQGNPDLKHVSTSYAERNNLNVRMHSRRMTRLTNAFSKKMENHSHAMALHFMYYNFVRIHQTLKMTPAMAAGVTKRLWEIGDIVDVLEAWEINKES, from the coding sequence ATGAACAAGCTGACCAAAACTCAACGCGCCCAAATCCTCCATCTACTTTGCGAGGGAAATTCAATCCGCGCTATCACTCGGCTGACGAGTGTTAGCAAGACAACCGTCACTAAGCTGGTTGTAGATGCCGGTGCCGCCACCGCCTGGTATCAGGACCGTGTGTTTCGCAACCTTTCGTGCAAGCGGCTTCAAATTGATGAAATCTGGGGATTTGTCGGCGCGAAGCAAAAGAACGTCCCAAATATGAAGTCACCTATCGAGGGTGCGGGCGACGCTTGGCTATGGCTCGCTACGGATGCGGATATGAAGCTTGTTCCGTGCTGGCATGTTGGTGGACGCGATGGCGGAGCAGCAATGGAATTCATTGACGATCTAGCGTCACGCCTCGCCAACCGCGTCCAGATCACAACAGATGGGCACAAAGCTTACCTGGACGCGATCGACACGGCGTTCGGCGGACAAGTCGATTACGCGATGCTTGTGAAGCTGTACGGTCCCGCGCCGGAAGGTCAGCGCCGCTATTCTCCCGCCGCATGTACGGGCGCGATCAAGACACCAGTCCAAGGCAATCCTGATTTAAAACACGTCAGCACATCCTATGCGGAACGGAACAATCTCAACGTTCGAATGCACTCAAGGAGAATGACGAGATTGACGAATGCATTTTCAAAAAAGATGGAAAACCACTCTCACGCGATGGCGTTGCACTTCATGTATTACAACTTCGTTCGCATCCATCAGACGCTCAAGATGACGCCCGCGATGGCGGCAGGCGTAACCAAGAGACTTTGGGAGATTGGCGATATTGTAGATGTTCTTGAAGCGTGGGAGATAAACAAAGAAAGCTGA
- a CDS encoding thermonuclease family protein has translation MFKGLLEVSGTIDLNQFWPIGESDADTVKVLLSGPDAFTFRSDSDSESRVTHAFEGAVVKGKTSTPAIKAGHVTIRLQGIDAPELHYRPIAPVINKIRPTPEQRSAFNKVNKNFRQKFGETATAELKNHLGKAGNSPLHCVIRTAVDHPKDVFDTFGRLIGDVIITESGKEFNANLWLCEHGWAFPTFYSSMSREEIERLTALSEKAHKSHAGIWRFVSADLTEFDSSLVFRDHGIPDAAADAGQVILPKLFRRRSTFSGALAAKMVSGNFKNYLQTEPDPCFETHDFLAAGRTKAKKRHLDEFVSEGGKFTIAAKDLVFAELPSRVVGADGKPVHW, from the coding sequence ATGTTTAAAGGGCTGTTGGAAGTCTCGGGAACGATTGATCTCAATCAATTTTGGCCTATTGGTGAATCCGACGCCGACACCGTGAAGGTGCTGCTATCCGGGCCGGACGCCTTCACATTCCGATCAGATTCTGATTCGGAATCACGTGTCACACACGCCTTCGAAGGAGCCGTTGTCAAAGGCAAGACAAGTACGCCCGCGATCAAAGCGGGACATGTGACCATCCGGTTGCAGGGGATCGATGCGCCGGAGCTTCATTACCGGCCCATCGCCCCGGTGATCAACAAAATCAGACCGACGCCGGAACAGCGCTCCGCCTTCAATAAGGTGAACAAAAACTTTCGCCAAAAATTCGGCGAAACGGCGACGGCGGAACTGAAGAATCATCTCGGCAAAGCTGGAAACAGTCCGCTCCACTGCGTGATCCGCACGGCGGTTGACCATCCCAAGGATGTCTTCGACACCTTTGGCCGCCTCATCGGCGACGTGATCATCACGGAGAGCGGGAAGGAGTTCAACGCCAATCTCTGGCTTTGCGAGCATGGCTGGGCGTTTCCGACCTTCTACTCGTCAATGTCAAGGGAAGAGATCGAGCGTTTGACCGCGCTCAGCGAAAAGGCTCACAAGTCGCATGCGGGGATTTGGCGTTTTGTGAGCGCGGATCTTACGGAGTTCGACAGTTCCCTCGTGTTTAGAGACCACGGCATACCCGATGCAGCAGCCGATGCCGGACAGGTCATTCTCCCAAAACTTTTCCGGCGGAGATCAACGTTCAGCGGCGCATTGGCCGCGAAAATGGTTTCGGGCAATTTCAAAAATTATCTGCAGACAGAGCCCGACCCATGTTTCGAGACTCATGATTTCTTGGCGGCGGGCCGGACCAAAGCAAAGAAACGGCATCTCGACGAATTCGTCAGCGAAGGCGGCAAGTTCACGATTGCCGCAAAGGATCTCGTTTTTGCCGAACTGCCCTCGAGGGTCGTGGGGGCCGATGGTAAGCCGGTGCACTGGTAG
- a CDS encoding C1 family peptidase, whose protein sequence is MTELKGLGWLPDIPSHLDYTEDHPEVTKLLARTKIAPRLAASAKGAHKTAAPAALPPKIDLRASFSPIEDQGALGSCTAQAAVGLLEYFERHSSGKWVDASRLFLYKTERNLLGWTGDTGAFLRTAMEALVLTGAPPERYWPYNIANFDDEPSAFCYALGANYQAVKYFRLSPPGATPAQTLINIKTFLAAGFPSMFGFPVYPEYDNPAPGGLIGFPGPGEHPRGGHANVAVGYDDTLKIGNDVGALLVRNSWGTGWSLAGYGWLSYRYVLEALATDWWSMISAKWVDTGVFS, encoded by the coding sequence ATGACAGAGCTTAAAGGCCTAGGGTGGCTCCCAGATATTCCGAGTCATCTTGATTACACAGAGGACCATCCCGAGGTTACCAAGCTACTGGCGCGCACCAAAATCGCGCCCCGGCTGGCCGCCTCCGCCAAGGGAGCCCATAAGACCGCCGCGCCGGCCGCGTTGCCGCCCAAGATCGATCTGCGCGCGTCATTTTCACCAATCGAAGATCAGGGCGCGCTTGGCTCCTGTACAGCCCAAGCGGCGGTGGGGCTGCTAGAATACTTCGAGCGCCACTCCAGCGGCAAATGGGTCGATGCCTCGCGCCTCTTTCTCTATAAGACCGAGCGCAACCTGCTGGGCTGGACCGGCGATACCGGGGCGTTTCTTCGCACCGCGATGGAAGCGTTGGTCCTCACCGGCGCTCCGCCCGAGCGCTATTGGCCATACAACATCGCAAACTTCGATGACGAGCCGTCGGCCTTCTGCTATGCGCTGGGCGCAAACTACCAGGCGGTGAAATACTTCCGGCTTAGCCCGCCAGGAGCCACGCCAGCACAGACCCTCATCAACATAAAGACCTTTCTCGCCGCTGGTTTCCCCAGCATGTTCGGATTTCCTGTCTATCCCGAATATGACAATCCGGCTCCCGGAGGTTTGATTGGCTTTCCGGGTCCCGGTGAGCATCCCCGGGGCGGGCACGCCAATGTCGCGGTTGGCTACGACGATACCCTAAAAATCGGCAACGATGTCGGTGCGCTCCTGGTGCGAAATTCGTGGGGCACGGGATGGAGCCTCGCCGGCTACGGTTGGTTGTCCTACCGGTATGTCCTAGAGGCACTGGCGACCGATTGGTGGAGTATGATCTCCGCCAAGTGGGTTGATACAGGCGTCTTTTCCTGA
- a CDS encoding protease inhibitor I42 family protein, translating to MPDFSMRAMELLFGAEVYCLIGKFWRSSIKASYCMIVGIFLICECPASGAAKAEEQNVAHTVTEADNGTTVEVHVGETTMLQLPENATTGYRWAIEPLNADLVEAQEGQYIRQSNAIGGGGEATWTLHPKAPGTTEIKLKLWRPWEGEQSIQRYFGVTLRILPP from the coding sequence ATGCCGGACTTTTCAATGAGAGCTATGGAATTACTGTTTGGGGCTGAGGTTTATTGCCTGATAGGCAAATTTTGGCGATCAAGTATCAAAGCGTCATACTGTATGATTGTCGGGATTTTCCTGATTTGCGAATGCCCCGCTTCCGGAGCTGCTAAAGCAGAGGAACAGAACGTGGCTCATACGGTAACCGAGGCCGACAACGGGACAACTGTTGAAGTGCATGTGGGCGAGACGACCATGCTCCAGCTGCCCGAGAATGCAACAACGGGATATCGCTGGGCGATCGAACCCCTCAATGCGGATCTCGTTGAAGCTCAAGAAGGTCAATACATCAGGCAGTCCAATGCGATCGGTGGTGGCGGCGAGGCAACGTGGACGCTGCATCCCAAGGCGCCGGGTACGACAGAGATTAAGCTGAAACTATGGCGGCCTTGGGAGGGCGAGCAGTCCATTCAACGATACTTTGGGGTCACATTGAGAATTTTGCCGCCCTAG
- a CDS encoding ABC transporter permease: MRDFSVPRWLLGSLALQNLGRRRARTTLLVVAVAISSAIVFTGVVMMRSIETSMAIGFSRLGADLMVIAQNALTNITVALLTVEPTNETLDADLLARTQLDGIGRAAAQRVFRTEQSDFGGQGDSVDLIGYDTERDFTIQPWITERLSRPTRTGDAILGAARDVPLGTQIVLFGKQFQVYAKLGRSGAGTHERGIFMPSTDLLALAPAIKQQTGQTPPMLEPGKVSGFLIELAPGATELQLRFALLAQLSGIKVISGGSLLTGIRQGITALLGGAASLVSMMFASTALLVSVLFSAIITERRGELGLLKAIGAKRAQIVGMVLTEAILATGIGGLCGVVFGMLLLRVFEHSLVYYLTEMGVPFFWLDPTSTILVGAVCVFGAGLTGAIGALTPAWRVSRHDPYDLIRGEG, translated from the coding sequence GTGAGGGATTTCTCCGTCCCGCGTTGGCTGCTTGGCAGCCTCGCGCTGCAAAATCTTGGCCGCCGCAGAGCGCGCACGACACTGCTCGTCGTGGCGGTGGCGATCAGCAGTGCTATCGTCTTCACCGGCGTTGTCATGATGCGCAGCATCGAGACCAGCATGGCCATTGGCTTCAGCCGCCTCGGTGCCGATCTGATGGTCATCGCGCAGAATGCGCTCACCAATATCACGGTCGCCTTGCTGACGGTGGAGCCAACGAACGAGACGCTCGACGCAGATCTGCTTGCGCGGACGCAACTCGACGGCATTGGCCGAGCGGCTGCTCAACGCGTTTTTCGTACCGAGCAATCGGATTTTGGCGGACAAGGCGACAGCGTCGATCTGATTGGTTACGATACCGAACGGGACTTCACCATTCAGCCATGGATCACCGAGCGTCTCAGCCGCCCCACGCGCACCGGCGACGCCATCCTCGGGGCCGCCCGCGATGTGCCGCTCGGCACGCAGATCGTGCTGTTCGGCAAACAGTTCCAGGTCTATGCGAAACTTGGACGCAGCGGAGCTGGAACCCATGAGCGCGGCATCTTCATGCCCTCGACCGATCTGCTGGCACTTGCCCCCGCGATCAAGCAGCAAACGGGGCAGACGCCGCCGATGCTAGAACCGGGGAAGGTCTCTGGCTTTCTCATCGAGCTTGCACCAGGTGCAACCGAATTGCAGCTCCGGTTCGCGCTTCTCGCGCAACTTTCTGGTATCAAAGTCATCTCTGGAGGCTCCCTGCTGACCGGCATTCGCCAAGGTATTACGGCGCTGCTTGGCGGAGCGGCGTCGCTCGTCTCGATGATGTTCGCGAGCACCGCGTTGCTGGTGAGCGTATTGTTCTCGGCGATCATCACTGAACGCCGCGGCGAGCTTGGCCTGCTCAAAGCGATCGGCGCGAAACGCGCGCAGATCGTTGGCATGGTTCTGACCGAAGCGATCCTCGCCACCGGCATCGGCGGTCTCTGCGGAGTTGTCTTCGGCATGCTGCTGCTGCGGGTGTTCGAGCATTCGCTTGTCTACTATCTGACGGAGATGGGGGTCCCATTCTTTTGGCTTGATCCGACAAGTACGATTCTCGTCGGAGCCGTTTGTGTTTTCGGCGCGGGGCTGACCGGCGCAATCGGCGCGCTAACGCCGGCCTGGCGCGTGAGCCGGCACGATCCCTACGATTTGATCCGTGGCGAGGGATAA
- a CDS encoding ABC transporter ATP-binding protein — translation MARDKAGMLSCRALRKTYQTSRGPVDAVRGINLDVSAGDYLALIGRSGSGKSTLMAMFGGLSHPSAGSLLVDGADIWSLGENAMARFRNKRIGYIFQFASLLPSLRAIDNVVLPALLGRYDATADSYKRAARLLTELGLGSHFDAYPSEMSAGEQRRTVIARALINDPVLLLADEPTSDLDVETESEIMALLRNINRERGTTLILVTHNLALASEAAHVVHIADGTIIP, via the coding sequence GTGGCGAGGGATAAGGCAGGGATGCTGAGCTGCCGGGCGTTGCGAAAAACCTATCAGACCAGCCGTGGCCCGGTCGATGCCGTGCGCGGCATCAATCTCGATGTGTCCGCGGGCGACTATCTTGCATTGATCGGCCGTTCCGGCTCGGGAAAATCGACGCTGATGGCCATGTTCGGCGGCCTCAGCCATCCCAGCGCCGGATCACTCCTTGTCGATGGCGCCGACATCTGGTCGCTTGGCGAAAACGCCATGGCGCGGTTCCGCAACAAGCGCATCGGCTATATCTTCCAATTCGCGAGCCTGCTGCCTTCCTTGCGGGCGATCGACAATGTGGTGCTTCCCGCTTTGCTCGGCCGCTATGATGCGACGGCTGACAGCTATAAACGGGCAGCGCGGCTTTTGACGGAACTCGGCCTTGGATCGCATTTCGATGCCTATCCCTCGGAGATGTCGGCGGGCGAGCAGCGCCGCACCGTGATCGCGCGAGCGCTCATCAACGATCCGGTTCTGCTGCTGGCGGACGAGCCCACGTCCGATCTTGATGTCGAGACCGAAAGCGAGATCATGGCGCTGCTGCGGAACATCAACCGCGAACGGGGAACAACGCTGATCCTTGTCACGCATAATCTCGCGCTCGCCAGCGAGGCCGCACACGTGGTGCACATCGCCGACGGAACGATCATTCCATGA